TCAATGACGCCATCGCCCTGGAGCGCAAGCTGTTGCGCCCGCTTTCCGCGATCGCTGACCGGGTAGTCGATTCCAGCGAACTCAACGTTCACCAGCTGCGCCGGCTGATCGCGACCGAACTCGGCATGGCCGGTGGCGAGCTGTCCCTGATGTTCGAATCGTTCGCGTTTCGGCACGGACTGCCGCCCAACGCCGATTTCATCTTCGACGCGCGCTGCCTGCCCAATCCGCACTGGGTCTCGCCGCTGCGCCCCCTGTCCGGCAAAGACGGCGCCGTGCGCGCCTGGCTGGAGAACAAACCCGAAGTGGCGCGCTTCCTCGAACAGCTGACGGCATTTCTTGACGAATGGGTGCCGCGCTTTGAGGCCGACAACCGCTCCTACGTCACCATCGGCATCGGCTGCAGCGGCGGCCGGCACCGTTCCGTGTACCTGGCCGAGCGGCTGGCCGAGCATTTCCGCGCCACCCGCGAGCAGGTTCTGACGTTTCATCGTGAACTCGAGTAACCCGGACCGCGCGGGCGTATACGCGGCAACCTTTTTGCAAAGACGAAACATCGATTGACCGAGCAGGTGCAGTGATGGCAACACGATCGACAGGCCTCCGCCCCGTCAGGGACCGCCACCGCGCGGCCGTTCCGGGCCAGCGCCATTCACAAGCGTACGGAAAACGCGTGTCATGAGTGTCGGCGTCCTGCTGTTGACCCACGAAGCCATGGGCGATGCCCTCGTATCCGCCGCACACCACGTGCTGGGGAAATTCCCGCTGCCGCTGGAGGTACTTGAAGTGGCGGCCAGCGCCGACCCCGACCGGGCACTGGGCGACGCGTCCCAGCGGGCGCGAAGCCTCGACCAGGGTGACGGTGTCCTGGTACTTTCCGACCTTTACGGCGCAACTCCGTGCAATATCGCGCAGCGTCTGTCCGGGCTCGGTTTTCGTACCCACTGTGTCAGCGGACTGAACCTGCCAATGCTGCTACGGGTGTTGAACTACCCCGAACAGAACCTCGACCAGCTGGCGCAGACTGCCGCCACTGGCGGGCGCGGCGGAATCTGCATCGACCATGCTTGAACGCGACATCGTCATCAGCAACAAACTCGGACTGCACGCCCGCGCCTCGGCCAAGCTCGTACAGTTGCTACAAAGCTATAAATCCACGGTCTGGCTGCGCTGCCGCGGCCGCGAAGTGAACGCCAAGAGCATCATGGGCGTGATGATGCTGGCCGCGGGTCTCGGCACACCGGTCACGATCAAGGCCGACGGCGCCGACGAAGGCTCCGCCATGGATGCCGTCATCGACCTGTTCACGCGCAAGTTCGACGAAGGCCAGTAGTCTCCACGCCCCGGCCGGCCTGTGCCCCGCTCGCGGGATACCGTTGCCGCCCGGTGACAGGGGCGTCCCGCCGCGTCGGACCACAGACAACGGCCGGAATTGATGGTACTTGTTGGATGGCGCATGCCCGGGCCCTGCCCGCGGCGATTCGCGGTTGCCGGCAAGCACCTCGCCACGGCAGCATGCGATCGGTGACCGGCCTGCCCGCCAGCCCCGGAATGGAACCCAAGGAGAAACGCGGCACGTGAGTATGCGCATCGTCCTGCCCGGAATCGGCGCATCGCGCGGCATGGCCCTGGGCCGGGCCAGGCTGGTCCAGCCCAGCCAGTTCATCGTCGACGAAACGCCGCTGGAACCGGAAGAGATCGATGACGAAGCCGAGCGCCTGCAGGCCGCCCTGGAGACCGCCCGGACCGAGCTGCGCGGTATCCGCGACAAGCTGCACGGCGCCCTGGCGCGCGAGATCGGCGAGTTCATCGACGCGCACAGCTTGCTCCTGAGCGACCCGGATCTGATTTCCGGCCTGTTCGACCTGGTCCGCCGTGGGCGCTACCGCGCCGGTGCCGCGCTCAAGATGCAGCGCGACCGCCTGGCCGCCGTGTTCGAAGCCATGGACGATCCCTACCTGCGCAGCCGGCGCGAAGACATCGACCACGTGATCGGCCGCGTGCAGTCGGCCCTGGCCCGCGAGACCAGCAGCGCCGAACGCCAGATCGCTGCGCGCGTCGGCACGATCCTGGTGAGCGACCAGATCGCCCCCGCCGAAATGACGCACCTGGCGCAACAGGGCGTGCTGGGGGTGGTGTGCACCGGTTCCAGCGCGCTGTCGCACAGCGCCATTCTCGCGCGCAGCATGCGGCTTCCGATGGCGGTGGGTGCGCACGATGCATTGGCGGCCATCCGCGACGACGACCTGGTTCTTCTGGATGGAGAGCACGGCGAGGTGGTCGTTCATCCCACCGCGCAGGACCTGGCCCGCTATCGCCAGGCGCAGCGCGAAGCCCAGCGCGAGGGTCGCCGCCTGGCCCAGCTGGCGCATGCCGAGACGCGCACCCGCGACGGCTCCACTATCCGCCTGTTCGCCAACGCGGAGCTGCCCAACGACGTGGCCCAGGCGCGCGCCAACGGCGCCGACGGCATCGGCCTGTACCGCACCGAATTCCTGTTCCTGCAGCGCCACCATCTTCCCGACGAAGACGAGCAGTTCCAGGCCTACCGCGAGCTCGTGCTGGGCATGGGTGGACTGCCCGTCACCATCCGCACCCTCGACCTGGGCGCCGACAAGGCCGACACCACCGGGCTGGCGCTCACCCGGGAGCCGAATCCGGCGCTCGGCATGCGCGGCGTCCGCCTGTCCATGCACCGCCCGGCGCTGTTCGCCACCCAGATGCGCGCCATCCTGCGCGCGTCGGCCTATGGGCCGATCCGCATCCTCGTGCCGATGGTCACCAGCGCCGAGGAACTGCGTGCGACACGCGCCCTGGTCGATATCTGTGCCCGTGACCTGCGCAGCGAAGGCCATGAAATTGCCGACCATTTCGACCTCGGCGCCATGATCGAGGTGCCGGCCGCGGCCATCGCCCTGCCCTCGATGATCGGCTATGTGGATTTTGTCGCAATCGGCACCAACGATCTGGTGCAGTACACCCTGGCCGCCGACCGCAACAACGACACCCTGTCGCACCTGTACGACCCCTTGCATCCGGCCATCCTGCGGCTGGTCGCCGACACGATCAAATGCGGCCACAAGGCCGGCAAGGCAGTCAGCCTGTGCGGTGAGATGGCCTCGGATACCCGCTACACGGCGCTGCTGCTCGCCCTGGGCCTGACCGAATTCAGCATGCACTCGGGTGCACTGCTGGAGGTACGTGACCGCATCGCCGGCTGCGAACGCCCCGCCCTCCTCAAGCTCGCACCGAAATTGCTGCGTGCCGACCGCGAAGGCATCACCGCGATCCTCGCCAGACTGTAACCATTGTGGCCGCGTTCGCGCCGCCGGGCAGCCGATGGCATCATCCTCCCCTTTGCACCGCGGTAACCGCCATGCTTGCTGACCACGTCGCTGCCGATGCCGACCGCTACGCTGCGCAATTTGCGCGCCGCGAACCGTTTCGCCACGTGGTCATCGAACGCTTCTTCACCGACGCCGTCGCGCAGGCGCTGCTCGAGACCTTTCCCCCTTTCGAGAAGGGCAATGCGCGCAACGAAGCGGGCGTACCGGGCAACAAGTCGACGGTTGAACGCATCCGCAACCTCGGATCCATCTACGCAGCGCTGGACGACCAGATCCGCTCGCCGGGGTTCCTGGCCTTGATTTCGCGCATCACGGGCATCCCGGACCTCCAGTACGACCCCTGGTATTTCGGCGGCGGCACCCACGAAAACCGCAACGGGCAAGACCTCGACCCTCACGTCGATTTCAACCGCCATCCCGTCGAACCCTGGCACCGTCGGCTCAATCTCATCGTTTACCTCAATCCCGAATGGGACGACGCCTGGGGCGGTTCGCTGGAACTGCATTCGGATCCACGCGCCGCGGACAACCGCATCACCACGGTGACGCCACTGTTCAACCGGGCAGTGATTTTCGAGACCACCGAGTGGAGCTGGCACGGGTTCAGCCGCATCACGTTGCCGCCGGAGCGGGCCGGCACCAGCCGGCGTTCCATCGCCCTGTACTTCTATACGAGCGATCGCCCTGCGGACGAGCTGGCGTCGCCGCACGCCACCATCTACGTGGACAGGCCCCTGCCCGCGCGTTTCGCGGAAGGACACACGCTCACGGCACAGGACGTGGCCGAGCTGCGCCAGCTGATCGATCGCCGCGACCAGCACAATCGCCGGCTCTACGACGATATCCGCCGCCTGGGTGACCAGGTCGCGCAGCTCAAACGCGCCGTCGGCGGTGGCCTGCTCGGCGGCATGCGCTACCTCGCCGGGCGCGCACTCGCGCTACTTCGAAAGTAGCTATGAACGCTGACCATGCCAACGTGCCATGGCGACGCTGGGAACGCATCGCGCTCATCGTCTTTGTCGTGGGCTTCGGCCTCTACGCGATGTCACGCGGCCAGAGCGCCAATTTCGACCTGCGCAACTATCATTGGTACAACGGCTGGGCATGGCTGAATGACCGCCATGGCTGGGATCTCGCCGCGGCGCAGACGCAGTCGTGGTTCAACCCGCTGATGCCCGCAGGGCTCTACCTGCTGCTGTCATCGCTCAAGCCCTGGGCCGGCACGTTCCTGCTCGGCTGCCTGCAGGGCCTGAACATCGTTCCGCTGCACCGCATCGCGCTGCGTGTCGCGCCCGGCGACATGCTGGCGCGCCACCGTTGGCTGCCTCTCGTGATCGCCGTTGTTGGAGCCACCGGCGCCGCGCAACGCGGCGAAGCCGGTACCACGTTCGGCGACAACCTCGTCAGCCTGCCGCTGCTGTTCGCCATCGCGCTGCTTCTGCCCGTCGCCGGCAGGTGCGCCACAGACGCCTGGAAACGCATCACCGCCGCCGGCCTCCTGCTTGGCCTCGCGGTCGGGATCAAGCTCACGCTCGCGCCCTGGGCCCTGGGCATTGGTGCTGCACTGGTCTGCATGGGGCCAACCCTGCCCGACGCCCTGAAGCGCGGCATCCTGCTCGCCGGCACGGCCGCGGCCCTGTTCCTGGTCAGCAGCGGCGCGTGGATGTGGCAGCTGTGGCAGGAATTTCACAACCCGCTGTTTCCCCTGTTCGCCAACCTGTTCGGCGGCGAGTTCCAGCCGCCGGCCGATCTGCGGGACCGGCGCTTCCTGCCGGTCAGCGTGATCGAATGGCTGGCCTATCCGCTGGCATGGGTATCGTCGTCGCGGCGCGTGTCCGAGCTGTGGTTCCTCGATCTGCGGGTGCCACTGTGGTTTCTCAGCCTCGTTGCGCTACCGCTGTGGTGGCGCCGCCTCGGCCTGTCGCGGGAGCGGCACGCGCTGGCGTTCGTCCTTGTCCTGGGTGCCGCCAGCTATGCCGGCTGGCTCGTCCTGTTCGGCATCTACCGGTATCTGGTCGTGCTGGAAATGCTGGCGCCCGTTGTCGTTGCTGCCGTCCTGTGGACATTGCCCTTTTCCGGGCGCGGCCGCGCCGCCACCCTTGCCGTCGTCCTGCTCACGGTCGGTGTGACGACCAAGCCGGCGAACTGGGGTCACGCGCGCCACTATGGC
This genomic stretch from Tahibacter amnicola harbors:
- a CDS encoding PTS sugar transporter subunit IIA encodes the protein MSVGVLLLTHEAMGDALVSAAHHVLGKFPLPLEVLEVAASADPDRALGDASQRARSLDQGDGVLVLSDLYGATPCNIAQRLSGLGFRTHCVSGLNLPMLLRVLNYPEQNLDQLAQTAATGGRGGICIDHA
- a CDS encoding 2OG-Fe(II) oxygenase, translated to MLADHVAADADRYAAQFARREPFRHVVIERFFTDAVAQALLETFPPFEKGNARNEAGVPGNKSTVERIRNLGSIYAALDDQIRSPGFLALISRITGIPDLQYDPWYFGGGTHENRNGQDLDPHVDFNRHPVEPWHRRLNLIVYLNPEWDDAWGGSLELHSDPRAADNRITTVTPLFNRAVIFETTEWSWHGFSRITLPPERAGTSRRSIALYFYTSDRPADELASPHATIYVDRPLPARFAEGHTLTAQDVAELRQLIDRRDQHNRRLYDDIRRLGDQVAQLKRAVGGGLLGGMRYLAGRALALLRK
- a CDS encoding HPr family phosphocarrier protein, with amino-acid sequence MLERDIVISNKLGLHARASAKLVQLLQSYKSTVWLRCRGREVNAKSIMGVMMLAAGLGTPVTIKADGADEGSAMDAVIDLFTRKFDEGQ
- the ptsP gene encoding phosphoenolpyruvate--protein phosphotransferase, which encodes MRIVLPGIGASRGMALGRARLVQPSQFIVDETPLEPEEIDDEAERLQAALETARTELRGIRDKLHGALAREIGEFIDAHSLLLSDPDLISGLFDLVRRGRYRAGAALKMQRDRLAAVFEAMDDPYLRSRREDIDHVIGRVQSALARETSSAERQIAARVGTILVSDQIAPAEMTHLAQQGVLGVVCTGSSALSHSAILARSMRLPMAVGAHDALAAIRDDDLVLLDGEHGEVVVHPTAQDLARYRQAQREAQREGRRLAQLAHAETRTRDGSTIRLFANAELPNDVAQARANGADGIGLYRTEFLFLQRHHLPDEDEQFQAYRELVLGMGGLPVTIRTLDLGADKADTTGLALTREPNPALGMRGVRLSMHRPALFATQMRAILRASAYGPIRILVPMVTSAEELRATRALVDICARDLRSEGHEIADHFDLGAMIEVPAAAIALPSMIGYVDFVAIGTNDLVQYTLAADRNNDTLSHLYDPLHPAILRLVADTIKCGHKAGKAVSLCGEMASDTRYTALLLALGLTEFSMHSGALLEVRDRIAGCERPALLKLAPKLLRADREGITAILARL
- the rapZ gene encoding RNase adapter RapZ; its protein translation is MVMPPTDEHPSADGVPTRLVVLTGLSGAGKTIALRTLEDFDFYCVDNLPAALMPSLVDAVSVGGHRRIAVGVDVRNRAEDLNRLPEVLASLATRGVDYQLIFLDTRDEVLIKRFSDTRRRHPLSADGLPLNDAIALERKLLRPLSAIADRVVDSSELNVHQLRRLIATELGMAGGELSLMFESFAFRHGLPPNADFIFDARCLPNPHWVSPLRPLSGKDGAVRAWLENKPEVARFLEQLTAFLDEWVPRFEADNRSYVTIGIGCSGGRHRSVYLAERLAEHFRATREQVLTFHRELE